A genomic window from Lotus japonicus ecotype B-129 chromosome 1, LjGifu_v1.2 includes:
- the LOC130718145 gene encoding probable carboxylesterase 17, producing MQSDDESGRDEFESGIASEDSALTKAFFVDDDTFRAFCRRPSPHHQLSIRFVLSRPFCNGSDYWVVHLWFGFQIPNPTSSLLFLRFSVIYGFGVNSMATISFRHNPQLNGTHQQKGVITEEIEGLIRVHRDGRVERPPLVPHVSSAVAPERGVTARDVVINSRDGPRDANLWARLYVPLSCGHHGNKVLPLLVYFHGGGFCVGSAAWSCYHEFLTSLAAKAYCVVVSVDYRLAPENRLPVAYDDGFNALMWVKREALNGSSVQKWWLSHCNLSCLFLAGDSAGANIAYNVATRLGSSSNILNPLSLKGVILIQPFFGGEERTISEKHSYQVPNSALTLPVSDTYWRLALPLGATRDHPYCNPLGKLRDLRLPSIMVCVSEMDILKDRNLEFSNTLAKAGKRVETFVYKGVGHAFQVLHNYQLSHSRTQEMISHIRNFLNQ from the exons ATGCAAAGCGATGACGAATCTGGCAGAGATGAATTCGAATCTGGAATCGCTTCAGAAGATTCTGCTCTCACCAAAGCCTTCTTTGTCGACGACGACACCTTCAGAGCCTTTTGCCGCCGACCAAGCCCGCACCATCAACTCTCCATTCGATTTGTGTTGTCAAGGCCTTTCTGCAACGGATCTGACTACTGGGTTGTGCATTTATGGTTTGGATTTCAGATACCAAACCCAACGTCTTCCCTTCTATTTCTTCGATTCTCTGTGatttatgggtttgg AGTCAATAGCATGGCTACCATTTCATTCAGGCATAACCCACAACTAAACGGCACTCATCAGCAAAAGGGTGTCATCACTGAGGAAATTGAAGGACTCATAAGAGTCCATCGAGATGGACGTGTTGAGAGGCCACCACTTGTGCCTCATGTCTCAAGCGCAGTGGCACCAGAACGCGGTGTCACTGCAAGAGATGTTGTAATCAACAGCAGGGACGGACCTAG AGATGCCAATTTATGGGCACGTTTGTACGTGCCATTGAGCTGTGGTCATCATGGCAACAAGGTTCTTCCTCTGCTTGTTTACTTCCATGGTGGTGGATTTTGTGTTGGCTCTGCTGCTTGGAGCTGCTACCATGAGTTCTTGACCAGCCTTGCTGCCAAAGCATACTGTGTCGTTGTCTCTGTAGATTACCGTTTAGCTCCTGAGAACCGTTTACCTGTTGCATATGATGATGGCTTCAATGCTCTCATGTGGGTGAAGAGAGAAGCTCTGAATGGCTCAAGTGTGCAAAAGTGGTGGCTGAGTCATTGCAATTTATCATGCTTGTTTCTAGCTGGTGACAGTGCAGGGGCCAACATAGCTTACAATGTGGCCACTCGCCTAGGATCAAGCTCAAACATTCTGAATCCATTATCTCTCAAGGGTGTGATCTTGATCCAACCATTCTTTGGAGGAGAGGAAAGAACAATCTCTGAGAAGCATTCCTATCAG gTACCCAATTCCGCACTTACTTTGCCAGTTTCTGACACTTACTGGAGGCTAGCACTTCCTCTTGGAGCTACACGTGACCACCCCTATTGCAACCCTCTTGGCAAGTTGAGAGATTTGAGGCTTCCATCCATCATGGTATGCGTTTCAGAAATGGATATACTCAAAGATAGAAACTTGGAGTTCTCAAACACCTTGGCAAAAGCAGGgaaaagggttgaaacatttGTCTACAAGGGAGTAGGCCATGCATTCCAAGTGCTGCATAATTATCAGCTTTCCCATTCTCGGACCCAAGAAATGATATCTCATATCAGGAACTTCCTGAACCAGTAA
- the LOC130729001 gene encoding 2-alkenal reductase (NADP(+)-dependent)-like, which yields MAAASAQEEVENKQVILKGYIDGIPQETDMELKVSKIHLTLPPSESGSAILVKNLYLSCDPYMRGRMRDFHGSYIPPFVPSQALEGFGVSKVILSDNPSFKAGDFISGFTGWEEYSIIHKTEQLRKIELDDQIPLSYHLGLLGMPGFTAYAGFYEVCTPSKGEYVFVSAASGAVGQLVGQLAKLHGCYVVGSAGSKEKVDLLKNRLGFDEAFNYKEEANLDAALKRYFPQGIDIYFDNVGGDMLDAALLNMRIHGRVAVCGMVSQNSLSNPQGIYNLSNLIIRRIKMQGFLQHDYLHLYPQFLELVSSYYKQGKIVYIEDMNEGLESAPAALAGLFLGKNVGKQVIRVAHE from the exons ATGGCAGCAGCATCAGCACAAGAAGAAGTGGAGAATAAGCAGGTGATATTGAAAGGCTACATCGATGGAATTCcacaagaaactgacatggaaCTCAAAGTTTCCAAAATTCACCTTACCCTTCCTCCCTCTGAATCAGGATCAGCTATTCTCGTCAAGAATCTGTATCTCTCTTGTGACCCTTACATGCGTGGTCGAATGCGTGACTTCCATGGATCTTACATCCCCCCCTTCGTTCCTTCTCAG GCGCTTGAAGGATTTGGTGTGTCCAAAGTTATACTGTCGGATAATCCAAGTTTCAAAGCTGGTGATTTCATTTCTGGGTTTACTGGCTGGGAGGAATATAGCATCATCCATAAGACAGAGCAGTTGAGGAAAATTGAGCTTGATGATCAAATTCCTCTCTCCTACCATCTTGGTCTCCTTG GAATGCCAGGTTTTACTGCttatgcaggattttatgaagTCTGCACCCCAAGCAAAGGAGAATATGTGTTTGTATCTGCTGCATCAGGTGCTGTAGGTCAGCTTGTAGGTCAACTTGCTAAATTGCATGGGTGCTATGTAGTTGGAAGTGCTGGCTCCAAGGAAAAG GTTGACCTTCTAAAGAATAGGCTTGGATTTGATGAAGCTTTTAACTACAAGGAAGAAGCAAACTTGGATGCAGCTCTAAAAAG GTATTTTCCGCAAGGCATCGACATTTACTTCGACAACGTGGGTGGCGACATGCTTGATGCTGCACTCCTTAACATGAGGATTCATGGCAGGGTTGCAGTTTGTGGAATGGTGTCTCAGAACAGCCTTTCTAATCCCCAAGGGATATACAACTTATCCAATCTCATAATAAGGCGCATCAAAATGCAGGGTTTTCTGCAACATGATTACTTGCACTTATATCCTCAGTTTTTGGAGCTTGTTTCAAGTTATTACAAGCAAGGAAAGATTGTGTATATTGAAGACATGAATGAAGGCTTGGAAAGTGCTCCAGCTGCTTTGGCTGGGCTTTTCCTTGGCAAGAATGTTGGTAAGCAAGTAATTCGGGTTGCCCATGAATGA
- the LOC130728999 gene encoding T-complex protein 1 subunit zeta 1: MSLRVLNPNAEVLNKSAALHMNINAAKGLQDVLKTNLGPKGTIKMLVGGAGDIKLTKDGNTLLKEMQIQNPTAIMIARTAVAQDDISGDGTTSTVIFIGELMKQSERYIDEGMHPRVLVDGFDIAKRATLQFLEKFKTPVVMGDEPDKEILKMVARTTLRTKLYESLADQLTDIIVKAVLCIRKPEEGVDLFMVEIMHMRHKFDVDTRLVEGLVLDHGSRHPDMKRHAENCHILTCNVSLEYEKSEVNAGFFYSNADQREAMVVAERRQVDEKVQKIIELKKQVCSGNDSNFVVINQKGIDPPSLDMLAREGIIALRRAKRRNMERLVLACGGEAVNSVDDLTPECLGWAGLVYEHVLGEEKYTFVENVKNPFSCTILIKGPNDHTIAQIKDAVRDGLRAVKNTIEDESVVLGAGAFEVAARQYLINDVKKTVQGRAQLGVEAFADALLVVPKTLAENSGLDTQDVIISLTGEHDRGNVVGLCQNTGEPIDPQMEGIFDNYAVKRQIINSGPVIASQLLLVDEVIRAGRNMRKPT; this comes from the exons ATGTCGCTGCGAGTTCTGAACCCTAACGCCGAAGTGCTGAACAAATCGGCCGCACTTCACATGAACATCAATGCCGCCAAGGGCTTGCAAGATGTCCTCAAAACCAATCTCGGTCCCAAAGGCACCATCAAAAT GCTTGTTGGTGGCGCCGGCGACATCAAACTCACCAAAGACGGTAACACTCTCTTGAAAGAAATG CAAATCCAGAACCCGACGGCTATTATGATTGCTAGGACGGCCGTGGCGCAGGATGACATCAGTGGAGATGGTACCACTTCTACTGTCATCTTCATTGGCGAACTCATGAAGCAGTCCGAGCGTTACATCGATGAAG GTATGCATCCACGTGTATTGGTTGATGGTTTTGATATTGCAAAAAGAGCAACTCTGCAATTTCTTGAGAAGTTTAAGACTCCTGTTGTGATGGGTGATGAGCCTGACAAGGAGATCCTTAAGATGGTAGCAAGAACAACCCTGAGGACAAAG TTGTACGAGTCACTTGCAGATCAATTGACCGATATAATTGTTAAGGCG GTTTTATGCATCCGTAAGCCTGAGGAAGGAGTTGATTTGTTTATGGTGGAGATTATGCACATGCGGCACAAGTTTGATGTTGACACACGCTTG GTTGAGGGTCTTGTCCTTGATCATGGTTCTAGGCACCCTGACATGAAACGACATGCTGAGAACTGCCATATCTTGACATGCAATGTATCTTTGGAGTATGAGAAGAG TGAAGTAAATGCAGGTTTTTTCTACTCAAATGCTGACCAGAGAGAGGCTATGGTTGTTGCTGAAAGGCGCCAGGTTGATGAGAAAGTTCAAAAAATTATTGAGCTGAAAAAACAG GTTTGTTCAGGTAATGATAGCAACTTTGTTGTCATCAACCAAAAAGGAATTGACCCCCCATCACTGGACATGCTGGCAAGGGAAGGA ATAATTGCTCTTCGTAGAGCAAAGAGAAGAAACATGGAAAGATTGGTTTTGGCATGTGGAGGAGAGGCAGTGAACTCTGTAGATGATTTGACTCCTGAATGCCTGGGTTGGGCAGGATTGGTATATGAGCATGTCCTTGGTGAAGAGAAATATACATTTGTGGAAAATGTTAAGAATCCCTTCTCTTGCACAATCTTGATTAAAG GTCCTAATGACCACACAATAGCTCAGATCAAAGATGCTGTCCGTGATGGTTTGAGGGCAGTAAAGAACACCATTGAAGATGAATCTGTTGTCTTA GGGGCTGGTGCATTTGAAGTTGCTGCTAGACAATATCTGATTAATGACGTTAAGAAAACAGTTCAAGGG CGTGCACAACTTGGTGTTGAAGCTTTTGCTGATGCACTTCTTGTGGTGCCTAAGACACTAGCTGAAAACTCTGGGCTTGACACTCAAGATGTGATAATTTCCCTTACG GGAGAGCATGACAGAGGAAATGTTGTGGGATTGTGCCAAAACACTGGAGAACCTATAGACCCTCAAATGGAGGGTATTTTTGACAATTATGCTGTGAAGCGCCAAATCATAAACTCTGG GCCTGTTATAGCATCCCAGTTGCTATTGGTGGATGAAGTTATTCGTGCTGGACGTAACATGCGGAAGCCAACTTAG